The DNA sequence TCCACGACTGGCTCCTCCATGGGATTCTCGACCACACCGGAGACTGGTATCCCGTTCCCGAGGAGGACGACCCTGCCGATTTCCACCGCTGTTACCAGCAGCAGGTCCGAGAGAGCGTCCGCACTCACGAAGCGATTTTGGACGCGCTCAAGGAACATGGCCTCTACGAGAACACCCTGTTCGTCGTCTGGGGCGACCACGGTTGTGGGTTCCACGAACCGCCGGACGAAACCTACGGCAACGGAATCACGGTCAGTGAACCACACGCTCGCATCCCCATCGCGTTCTGTTCGCCCCAGTTCGACGAGACCACGGTGGACACCGAAACCAACGCCCGAAGCGTGGATATCGTTCCGACGCTCCAGACGCTCATGCACGACGCTGGACTTCGATTCGGTTCCCTCGAACATCCGATAGAAGGCGTTGACCTCACCGGGTTCGACGGCGAACTAGCGGGCTACACGACCTCCTACAAGACGCCGCTGACGGGCGAAAACGACGGCGTCCGCACGCGGGAGTTCGCGCTGATCAACGACGAGGTGAAGGAGGTTCGACAGGTCCACGGAGGACTACACGCCGACTACAGTCTCGAGCGCGCCGTAAGTGCGCCCGAAACGGAATCGTGGCTGGAAGACCTCTACCACGAGGTTCGCCA is a window from the Halorussus sp. MSC15.2 genome containing:
- a CDS encoding sulfatase-like hydrolase/transferase, with the translated sequence MAINVPRSANIDRVVLVSIDTFRWYYHQPYRELYPPGVWYRGVAQATFTPTSHASMFTGQNPPRHGVLNFGDTYRGDHLLKATDSVSYSNAVHPAGPFTRGFEQGTDAYKQVAFSAWHPDHERVPHFRYEHHEDHRAILDGIANRDLTFIHDWLLHGILDHTGDWYPVPEEDDPADFHRCYQQQVRESVRTHEAILDALKEHGLYENTLFVVWGDHGCGFHEPPDETYGNGITVSEPHARIPIAFCSPQFDETTVDTETNARSVDIVPTLQTLMHDAGLRFGSLEHPIEGVDLTGFDGELAGYTTSYKTPLTGENDGVRTREFALINDEVKEVRQVHGGLHADYSLERAVSAPETESWLEDLYHEVRQQPSKLIINGK